In one window of Porites lutea chromosome 8, jaPorLute2.1, whole genome shotgun sequence DNA:
- the LOC140945964 gene encoding uncharacterized protein translates to MATAAPSPLASSPAKTNGNKLSRLLIDGGTTALRNIFDHYHPPVNLASDLNFNYSVLNNLLRKRVLNGHQWNKLFPPGGAVPDSNTFDITLLFLLLTTICGLSPPLTGWHTKPPPADNSLEANLARFKFFRNELYGHVTSTGVDATPFSFLWHEISNTLHSLGLDQAEIDRLKAEHGGEEDYLDALIEWADSEEDIKTQLKDIHQTQLKLSKTVEDGNLNMEGLRQALSKTQDVVDEAVEIELKGHQEFRAAHQESMSRLEGVCESQTKTSQAVDEIRESIQEVKQEVKGLTKKKSEHADEVLRTLVKFEFKGDIEFHAKKFQEGTREWIFKSIEDWLDDRSSPHRAMVISGNPGTGKTVISAVVSQRIQKAGRLSGSHFCQHDDSRYRDPRLMLQSLACHLCQTMQNYKNALVEQLSRNLGKDLNNMGVKELFALLFKEPLSTVQDPGRNILIVIDGLDESEYKGRNELLHVISNYFSMLPIWIRILITTRPEKNVTEALRHLKPIELEQKQEENLNDIQTLFETQLSLKIGEEHKHVLLKELVKKSEGLFIYAYFIVDFIQKNVSILTPDQLESVLPSDISSVYLSYFTRLEDELCKELNADEENFLRFLCALTAAREPLPVEFIAKILNPGGKSLTSQRKVNKAISCISTLLPVREGRLHFFHKSIKDWLVASSPYEQHDFTVDEKEGHIVLSDLCASELDNLQRKGVHGKQFSDTETYALHHGIQHMLEVTDHDCADKSRTISVTAEQVYRYATDVEVLYAKLCVKSTSAIEDLLSLHSRNSRIVSEERDFVVTSLLSLLRKHSYILFDHPHLFFQCLINEGSPELSSTAADIVKLSTPKVPYMKYLDNDKQTGAVQGRFYCSDKIACFDLSPEMDYLVCECRDETIHLFSLLTGTKVWVRPSLTKRAYSSREAYGSGAYRQTGHFLSFYHSITFHPNGKSIIPGTLKHVYTISGDREELFPDSDCTFSYYFLRFYNDKEVIFTDCPDDPKQIIIWDMENGQKLEVINWDEEISSFTISGDVSLIAISDVTGEIAIFSVINELGLRFPDAGKDDWVCGLMYFTSDNDTLVCGSLLASCEDYRCPFDALENEERQPTVSFINPLNNVSLPDPHFEPVDPRTLVLWPSATPSTLTECSFMEQGKGPSWVSKVQREIPYLLSGSYISLNNGTILVGSPDHKYVTILNVGLLQEKSDVPYTSNVDIDFFMGVRNIIFSMEGDAIYAMSSYCLFLSGVVTITVWKMSSQEFLKTKKFYGPLSIVPTKEGLILFNDDRVAELWNFELSECIRSIVNLTSDNNILSKVTMMPVSDELIAFFYPVNSCESIYIRSSQQSPQSEESSESKENEEYLNFLKLFNMRAYRIDFVDSTSNGGKLVSSLRIEAGANEYVDYASCSSSLGEVLSCASVEDKKTTAGGPIDHEKVTVSLRKNGLIKWERNTEYWNVLSLLSKHMIFSPRNEFVVTWNTLDEGQGLHVLNADTGETLYVLLRDQKDIIECKFLDDDSLVCCSGDNFLRLCNVRTGDLLSVLDIGEQPLCLGACLNHPLVAIGLSGTRIKFVHVQLPTESKKKN, encoded by the coding sequence ATGGCGACTGCAGCACCTTCACCCCTGGCCAGCTCTCCAGCGAAGACAAATGGAAACAAGCTGAGCAGGCTTCTCATCGATGGCGGAACAACGGCGCTGAGGAATATTTTCGATCACTATCACCCACCTGTCAACTTGGCTTCTGATCTTAATTTCAATTACTCCGTTCTTAACAACCTTTTGCGTAAAAGAGTACTAAATGGCCATCAGTGGAACAAACTCTTCCCCCCTGGTGGAGCGGTGCCAGATTCCAACACGTTTGACATCACTCTTCTGTTCCTGCTGCTAACTACCATTTGCGGCTTATCCCCTCCCCTGACAGGATGGCACACCAAGCCGCCCCCTGCTGATAACTCTCTTGAGGCTAACCTTGCTCGCTTTAAGTTCTTCCGGAATGAGTTGTATGGTCACGTGACGTCCACGGGGGTTGATGCAACACCTTTCTCCTTCCTCTGGCATGAAATAAGCAATACTCTTCATTCTCTCGGACTAGATCAAGCTGAGATTGACAGACTAAAGGCAGAGCATGGAGGAGAGGAAGATTACCTTGATGCCTTAATTGAGTGGGCTGACAGTGAAGAGGACATAAAAACGCAGTTGAAAGACATCCACCAGACGCAACTAAAACTCAGTAAAACAGTTGAAGATGGCAATTTAAATATGGAAGGGTTACGTCAAGCCCTAAGCAAAACTCAGGATGTTGTAGATGAAGCAGTGGAGATAGAACTCAAAGGACATCAAGAATTTAGGGCAGCACACCAGGAAAGCATGTCACGTTTAGAGGGAGTGTGTGAGTCCCAAACTAAAACCAGCCAAGCTGTGGACGAAATTCGCGAATCAATCCAAGAGGTAAAACAGGAAGTAAAAGGCTTGACGAAAAAGAAAAGCGAGCACGCAGATGAGGTGCTTAGGACCCTTGTGAAGTTTGAATTCAAAGGAGATATAGAATTTCATGCAAAGAAATTCCAGGAAGGAACTCGTGAGTGGATCTTCAAGAGCATCGAAGACTGGTTAGACGACCGGAGCTCGCCACATCGGGCGATGGTAATCAGTGGAAATCCAGGGACGGGAAAGACTGTTAtctccgctgttgtttcgcaaAGAATTCAAAAAGCTGGAAGACTCTCGGGAAGCCACTTTTGTCAGCATGACGATTCACGGTACCGAGATCCACGTTTAATGCTCCAGTCTTTGGCCTGTCACTTGTGTCAAACGAtgcaaaattacaaaaatgcTCTAGTGGAACAGCTGTCCAGAAATCTGGGTAAAGACCTCAACAACATGGGTGTAAAAGAGCTGTTTGCGTTGCTGTTTAAAGAGCCTCTAAGCACAGTGCAAGATCCTGGAAGAAACATCCTAATAGTCATAGATGGCCTCGATGAAAGCGAGTACAAAGGACGCAATGAGCTTCTACATGTAATCAGTAACTATTTCTCTATGCTTCCAATCTGGATTAGAATTTTGATCACAACTCGTCCAGAGAAGAACGTTACAGAGGCATTGCGACATTTGAAACCAATAGAGCttgaacaaaaacaagaagaaaacttaAATGACATTCAAACCTTGTTTGAAACACAACTCAGTCTCAAAATTGGTGAAGAGCATAAACATGTTCTCTTGAAAGAGCTGGTTAAGAAATCAGAAGGCCTGTTTATTTACGCTTACTTTATAGTGGATTTTATCCAAAAGAATGTTTCAATTCTCACTCCTGATCAGCTGGAAAGTGTGTTACCTTCAGATATTTCATCTGTTTACCTGTCCTATTTTACACGGTTAGAGGATGAACTTTGCAAAGAGCTTAATGCAGATGAGGAAAATTTTTTGCGTTTCCTGTGTGCATTGACCGCTGCAAGGGAACCATTACCAGTAGAATTCATTGCCAAAATTCTAAACCCGGGAGGAAAATCTTTGACTTCGCAACGAAAAGTTAACAAAGCGATATCTTGCATCTCTACACTGTTACCAGTGCGGGAGGGTCGTCTTCACTTCTTTCACAAGTCAATCAAGGACTGGCTAGTAGCATCATCGCCCTACGAACAACATGATTTCACCGTGGACGAGAAAGAAGGTCATATTGTCCTTTCTGATCTCTGTGCTTCTGAACTCGATAACTTGCAGCGAAAAGGGGTACATGGCAAACAGTTTTCGGATACTGAAACATATGCTTTGCATCATGGTATCCAGCACATGCTTGAGGTCACCGATCATGACTGCGCTGACAAATCAAGAACCATTAGTGTCACAGCAGAACAGGTGTATCGATACGCGACAGACGTCGAAgttctttatgcaaaactttgtGTTAAGAGCACGTCAGCCATAGAAGATCTTCTCAGCCTCCACAGTAGGAATTCCAGAATAGTAAGCGAGGAAAGAGATTTTGTTGTGACTTCTCTCCTCAGTCTTCTGAGAAAACACTCTTACATCTTGTTTGATCACCCTCACCTATTTTTCCAGTGTTTGATTAACGAAGGTAGCCCTGAATTGTCGTCTACAGCAGCAGATATTGTTAAGTTATCAACTCCAAAGGTGCCATACATGAAGTATTTAGACAATGACAAACAAACGGGAGCCGTTCAGGGACGATTTTACTGTTCAGATAAAATCGCATGTTTCGACTTGTCACCTGAAATGGATTACCTGGTATGCGAGTGTCGAGATGAAACAATCCATCTCTTCTCCCTGCTGACTGGTACCAAAGTATGGGTTCGTCCATCGCTAACAAAGAGAGCGTATAGTTCCAGAGAGGCATATGGTAGTGGTGCATATCGACAAACCGGGCATTTTCTGTCATTTTATCATTCTATCACATTTCATCCAAATGGGAAGTCGATAATACCAGGAACTCTTAAACATGTTTACACCATTAGTGGAGATAGAGAAGAACTTTTTCCGGACAGTGACTGCACATTTTCATATTACTTCTTACGTTTTTATAATGACAAAGAAGTGATATTTACAGATTGCCCAGATGACCCAAAGCAGATAATCATTTGGGATATGGAGAATGGCCAGAAACTTGAAGTTATCAATTGGGATGAAGAAATTTCATCCTTTACCATTTCTGGCGATGTGTCACTTATCGCTATTTCTGATGTGACTGGTGAGATTGCTATTTTTTCCGTAATAAACGAGCTTGGTTTGAGATTCCCCGACGCTGGTAAAGATGACTGGGTGTGTGGGTTGATGTATTTCACATCCGATAATGACACTCTCGTTTGTGGAAGTCTATTAGCCTCTTGCGAGGACTACAGATGCCCGTTTGATGCGttagaaaatgaagaaagacaACCAACAGTTTCCTTCATAAATCCTCTAAATAACGTTTCCCTGCCAGATCCGCATTTTGAACCTGTGGATCCTAGAACCCTCGTGTTGTGGCCCTCTGCTACACCAAGCACTTTGACTGAATGTTCTTTTATGGAACAGGGTAAAGGACCTTCCTGGGTGTCGAAGGTGCAGAGAGAGATTCCATATTTGCTCTCAGGTTCCTACATCAGTCTCAACAACGGAACAATTTTGGTTGGTAGCCCAGATCACAAATACGTTACGATTTTAAATGTTGGTCTACTGCAGGAGAAGTCTGACGTACCTTACACCTCGAACGTTGACATAGATTTCTTTATGGGTGTCAGGAATATTATATTTTCTATGGAAGGGGATGCAATATACGCCATGAGCTCGTACTGCCTTTTCTTATCTGGGGTAGTAACGATTACTGTGTGGAAAATGTCAAGTCAAGAATTCCTGAAGACAAAGAAATTCTATGGACCTCTGTCGATCGTCCCAACGAAAGAGGGTCTGATACTCTTCAACGATGATCGTGTAGCAGAGTTGTGGAACTTCGAACTGTCTGAGTGTATTCGAAGTATTGTTAACCTTACTAgtgataataatattttgtctAAAGTAACCATGATGCCAGTATCAGATGAACTGATAGCCTTCTTTTATCCAGTGAATTCTTGCGAATCAATTTATATCAGAAGTTCACAACAATCACCACAAAGCGAAGAATCTTCCGAATCGAAAGAAAACGAGGAATATTTGAACTTTCTAAAATTGTTCAATATGCGTGCTTATCGCATTGACTTTGTAGACTCGACCAGCAATGGAGGAAAGCTTGTTTCCTCGTTGAGGATCGAAGCTGGCGCCAATGAATACGTAGACTATGCCTCATGCAGTAGTAGTCTCGGCGAAGTGTTGAGTTGCGCTAGTGTTGAAGATAAAAAAACCACGGCCGGGGGACCGATAGACCACGAgaaggtcaccgtcagcctaAGAAAGAACGGACTAATTAAATGGGAACGAAATACGGAATACTGGAACGTATTGTCTCTGTTATCAAAGCACATGATTTTCTCACCCAGGAATGAGTTTGTAGTCACGTGGAACACTCTCGATGAGGGCCAAGGTCTACATGTTCTTAACGCAGATACTGGAGAAACACTGTACGTTCTTCTTAGAGACCAGAAAGACATTATTGAATGTAAGTTTTTAGATGATGACTCTCTCGTATGCTGCAGTGGGGACAACTTCCTTCGATTGTGTAATGTCAGAACCGGAGATCTACTAAGTGTTCTAGACATTGGAGAGCAACCACTCTGTTTAGGAGCCTGTCTCAATCATCCTCTTGTCGCCATTGGTTTGTCCGGCACAAGAATAAAATTCGTCCACGTACAGTTGCCAACAGAATCtaaaaagaagaattaa
- the LOC140945087 gene encoding uncharacterized protein: MATAAPSPLARSREKTNGNKLSRLLIDGGTTALRNVFDAIHPPTNLASDLNSNYSILSTLLRRRVLNDHQWDKLFPLGGGVPDSNTFDITLLFLLLTNICGLSPPLTGWHTKPPPADNSLEANLARVKIFRNVLYGHVTSTGVDETSFSSFWHEISTTLHSLGLDQAEIDRLKAEQGGEQDYLDALIEWADSEENIKAQLKDIRKFQTKTEETIAQVLQTQLNFSETQSKTEDVAEDILRLELKGQKILLDCKSKLDEVSQLVNATHQATNEAYQESILLLEKVCESQSKTIQAVDVMHESIQEVKQEVKSVTKRKNEQADGLLKTLVKSEFKGDIEFHANKFQEGTREWIFKSIEDWLDDRASPHRVTVISGNPGMGKTVISAVVSQRMQKVGRLSGSHFCQHNNSRYRDPRLMLQSLACHLCQAMPSYKDTLEEQLSRNLGKDLNNMGVEELFALLFKEPLSTVQDPGRNTLIVIDGLDESEYQGRNELLHVISNHFSMLPVWIRILITTRPERSITKALRHLEPIELKQKREENLNDIQTLFENQLSNKIGEEHKDVLLKELVKKSEGLFIYAYFIVDFIQKNVSILTPDQLESVLPSGISSVYLSYFKRLENELCKELPADEEHFLRFLCALTASREPLPVEFIAKILYPGEKSLTAQRKVNKAICCISTLLPVREGRLHFFHKSIKDWLIASSPYEQHDFTVDEKEGHDVLSNLCASELDSIKRKGVHGRQFTNTESYALIHTVLHMLEANGDHQWIDRSETMTGTSNQLYQYVTDLELIYAKLCVNRTSATEDLFHIRSQRSGLLNEKRDSVATLLYNLLRKHSYILPDHPHLFFQCLINERIPELSPMAASFVESSIPKIPCMKDLDDSKEQTRGADEARFYCSDNIACFDVSPKMDYLECECRDGTIHLFSLQTGTKNEYHVNGAYHQIEMHFLSFYNSVIFHPNGKSVIPGTLRYVYTLTGEKEDLFPESDCTFSNCALRSFKEGDSLFTHCPAEPKGIGIWDMENGQKLFIDCEKYIFSFTVSDDGSLIAFSNLDVDHSGTITVLDSKRPSRLYVILPDCLGYFVCGLLRFTSDNNTLACGFLHKNCPDEDSCPYCDFTFCYDTTGKPELIFLRPLNAYNSHFEKVERRPFVLWPCGHSGTSEKTDFLEQDHSFFWGKKIQRRIPNLCTGPSILLNDETVLVGSPDHNYVMMLNVGVLKSEPDFTDTKRIIDLHKREIVFSLEGDTIYFIISQKHILFPPAPSSITVWGMSTREILTSKTFSGPTSIAPMKTGVLLVTTEKPRIVAELWNFDLSECNQRIVELTSKTAMLYRVNMFPVSDSRIAFFYHPRSYELKCIRSSQNREENEESSKADLLESSDGNFDCVDFIDVTNFGGKLISSLRIKSAGVNESLDCISCSSSLSQVLVCRSKVIMIGNHGLVDKENVTLSLRNEGITRWERHTTFSADSMHLFNPDMIFSPKNDCVVTWNTLDGGQGIHVLQAETGETLHVFLRDQKDIVKCKFLDDESLVCCSEDNFLRLYNIRTGDLLSILDIGERPLCLGACLYQPLVAIGLSETRIKFVHVQLPTESKKKK; this comes from the exons ATGGCGACAGCAGCACCTTCACCCCTTGCCAGGTCAAGAGAGAAGACAAATGGAAACAAGCTGAGCAGACTGCTTATTGATGGTGGAACAACAGCACTGAGGAATGTTTTTGATGCTATTCACCCTCCTACCAACTTAGCTTCTGATCTCAACTCCAATTACTCTATTCTTAGTACCCTTTTGCGTAGAAGAGTACTAAATGACCATCAGTGGGACAAACTCTTCCCCCTTGGTGGAGGGGTACCAGACTCCAACACGTTTGACATAACCCTTCTGTTCCTTTTACTAACCAACATTTGTGGTTTATCCCCTCCCCTGACAGGATGGCACACCAAGCCGCCCCCTGCTGATAACTCTCTTGAGGCCAATCTTGCTCGCGTTAAGATCTTTCGGAATGTGTtgtatggtcacgtgacttccaCTGGTGTAGATGAGACATCTTTCTCCTCCTTCTGGCATGAAATAAGCACTACTCTTCATTCTCTGGGTTTAGATCAAGCAGAAATTGACAGACTGAAGGCAGAGCAGGGTGGAGAGCAAGATTATCTTGATGCCTTGATTGAGTGGGCTGACAGTGAAGAGAACATTAAGGCGCAGCTAAAGGATATCCGTAAATTCCAGACCAAGACTGAGGAAACTATTGCCCAAGTCCTTCAGACGCAATTAAATTTCAGTGAGACCCAAAGTAAAACAGAGGACGTTGCAGAAGACATATTGAGGTTGGAGCTCAAAGGTCAGAAAATCCTTCTTGATTGCAAGTCAAAGTTGGATGAAGTAAGCCAGTTGGTAAACGCAACACATCAAGCGACAAATGAAGCTTATCAGGAAAGTATTTTACTTTTGGAGAAAGTGTGTGAGTCCCAATCGAAAACCATTCAAGCAGTAGATGTAATGCATGAATCAATTCAAGAAGTAAAACAGGAGGTAAAAAGCGTgacgaaaaggaaaaatgaGCAGGCAGATGGGTTACTAAAAACCCTTGTGAAGTCGGAATTCAAAGGTGACATAGAATTTCATGCAAACAAATTCCAGGAAGGAACTCGTGAGTGGATCTTCAAAAGTATTGAAGACTGGTTAGATGACCGAGCATCGCCACATCGGGTGACGGTAATCAGTGGAAATCCAGGGATGGGAAAGACTGTTAtctccgctgttgtttcgcaaAGAATGCAAAAGGTTGGAAGACTCTCGGGAAGCCACTTTTGTCAGCATAACAATTCAAGGTACCGAGATCCTCGTTTAATGCTCCAGTCTTTGGCCTGTCACTTGTGTCAAGCGATGCCAAGTTACAAAGATACTCTGGAAGAACAGCTGTCAAGAAATCTGGGAAAAGACCTCAACAACATGGGTGTAGAAGAACTGTTTGCGTTGCTGTTCAAAGAGCCTCTAAGCACAGTACAAGATCCTGGAAGAAACACCCTAATAGTTATAGATGGCCTCGATGAAAGCGAGTACCAAGGACGCAATGAGCTTCTACATGTAATCAGTAACCACTTTTCTATGCTTCCAGTTTGGATTAGAATTTTGATCACAACTCGTCCGGAGAGAAGCATAACAAAGGCATTAAGGCATTTAGAGCCTATTGAGCTTAAACAAAAGCGTGAGGAAAACTTAAATGACATTCAAACCTTGTTTGAAAATCAACTCAGCAACAAAATTGGAGAAGAGCATAAAGATGTTCTCTTGAAAGAGTTGGTTAAGAAATCAGAAGGCCTGTTTATTTACGCTTATTTTATAGTGGATTTTATCCAAAAGAATGTTTCAATTCTCACCCCTGATCAGCTGGAAAGCGTATTGCCTTCAGGTATTTCATCCGTTTACTTGTCCTATTTCAAACGGTTAGAGAATGAGCTTTGCAAAGAGCTTCCTGCCGATGAGGAACATTTTTTGCGTTTCCTGTGTGCATTGACAGCTTCAAGAGAACCATTACCAGTAGAATTCATTGCCAAAATTCTATACCCTGGAGAGAAGTCTTTGACCGCGCAGCGAAAAGTTAACAAAGCAATATGTTGCATCTCTACACTGTTACCAGTTCGCGAGGGTCGCCTTCACTTCTTTCACAAGTCAATCAAGGACTGGTTAATAGCATCATCGCCCTATGAACAACATGATTTCACCGTGGACGAGAAAGAAGGTCATGACGTCCTTTCTAATCTTTGTGCTTCTGAACTCGATAGCATCAAGCGAAAAGGAGTTCATGGCAGACAGTTCACCAATACTGAAAGTTATGCTTTGATTCATACTGTCCTGCACATGCTTGAGGCCAATGGTGATCATCAATGGATTGACCGTTCAGAGACCATGACTGGCACATCTAATCAGTTATACCAGTATGTGACGGACCTAGAGCTTATTTACGCAAAACTCTGTGTAAATAGAACATCTGCCACGGAGGATCTCTTCCATATTCGCAGTCAACGTTCGGGTCTACTGAATGAGAAAAGAGATTCAGTTGCAACATTGCTCTATAATCTTCTAAGAAAACACTCTTATATTTTGCCGGATCACCCTCATCTTTTTTTCCAGTGTTTGATTAACGAACGGATCCCTGAATTATCGCCTATGGCAGCGAGTTTTGTCGAGTCATCCATACCCAAAATACCCTGCATGAAAGACCTAGACGATAGTAAGGAACAGACGAGGGGAGCAGATGAAGCAAGGTTCTACTGTTCAGACAATATCGCATGTTTTGATGTTTCACCTAAAATGGATTACTTGGAATGCGAGTGTCGAGATGGAACAATCCATCTGTTTTCCCTGCAGACTGGTACCAAG aatgaatatcaTGTGAATGGCGCATATCATCAGATAGAGAtgcattttttgtcattttacaaTTCTGTCATCTTTCATCCAAATGGGAAGTCGGTAATACCTGGAACCCTTCGATATGTTTACACCCTAACTGGAGAGAAAGAAGACCTTTTTCCAGAAAGTGATTGTACGTTCTCAAATTGCGCCTTACGTTCGTTCAAAGAAGGGGACTCACTATTCACACATTGCCCTGCAGAGCCAAAGGGGATAGGCATTTGGGATATGGAAAATGGCCAAAAACTATTTATTGATTGtgagaaatacatattttcttTTACCGTTTCTGATGATGGGTCACTGATTGCTTTTTCGAATCTTGACGTAGATCACTCTGGTACAATTACTGTTTTAGACTCAAAACGCCCTTCTCGTTTGTATGTTATACTCCCCGACTGCTTGGGTTATTTCGTGTGTGGATTGTTACGCTTCACATCGGATAACAACACTCTTGCTTGTGGCTTTCTACACAAAAATTGCCCAGATGAAGATTCTTGCCCTTATTGCGACTTCACATTCTGTTATGACACGACCGGAAAACCTGAATTGATCTTCCTTAGGCCTTTAAACGCATATAATTCTCATTTTGAAAAAGTTGAACGTAGACCCTTCGTGTTGTGGCCCTGTGGTCATTCAGGTACTTCAGAGAAAACCGATTTTCTGGAGCAGGACCACAGCTTTTTCTGGGGCAAAAAAATTCAGAGAAGAATTCCAAATTTATGTACGGGTCCTTCCATCCTACTTAACGATGAAACAGTTTTGGTTGGTAGCCCGGATCACAACTATGTTATGATGTTAAATGTTGGCGTACTAAAGAGTGAACCTGATTTCACGGACACGAAGAGAATAATCGACTTGCATAAAAGAGAAATTGTATTTTCTCTGGAAGGAGATACGATCTACTTTATTATCTCTCAGAAACACATCCTTTTTCCACCTGCTCCTTCTTCAATCACTGTATGGGGAATGTCAACTCGAGAAATCTTGACGTCAAAGACATTCTCTGGTCCTACATCTATCGCTCCAATGAAGACAGGTGTCTTACTCGTTACTACTGAAAAACCGCGGATAGTAGCAGAACTCTGGAATTTCGATCTGTCTGAGTGTAATCAACGTATTGTCGAACTTACCTCTAAGACTGCTATGCTATACAGAGTTAACATGTTCCCTGTATCTGATAGTCGGATAGCATTCTTTTATCACCCGAGATCATACGAATTAAAATGCATCAGAAGCTCACAAAACCGGGAGGAAAACGAAGAATCGTCCAAAGCAGATTTGTTAGAAAGCTCAGATGGTAACTTCGATTGCGTTGACTTCATAGACGTCACCAACTTTGGAGGAAAGCTTATTTCCTCGCTAAGGATCAAATCCGCTGGCGTTAACGAAAGCTTAGACTGCATCTCTTGCAGTAGCAGTTTAAGCCAAGTGCTGGTTTGTAGATCCAAGGTTATAATGATTGGAAATCACGGTCTTGTAGACAAGGAAAATGTAACATTGAGTTTGAGGAATGAAGGTATCACAAGATGGGAAAGACACACGACATTTTCTGCCGATTCAATGCACCTGTTCAACCCAGACATGATTTTTTCGCCCAAAAATGATTGTGTAGTCACGTGGAACACTCTCGACGGGGGCCAAGGTATACACGTTCTTCAGGCGGAAACTGGAGAGACATTGCACGTCTTTCTTAGAGACCAGAAAGATATTGTTAAATGTAAGTTTTTAGATGATGAATCTCTGGTATGCTGCAGTGAGGACAACTTCCTTCGATTGTATAATATCAGAACCGGAGATCTACTAAGTATTTTAGACATTGGTGAGCGACCGCTCTGTTTGGGAGCCTGTTTATATCAGCCTCTTGTCGCCATTGGTTTGTCCGAGACAAGAATAAAATTCGTCCACGTACAGTTGCCAACAGAAtctaaaaagaagaaataa
- the LOC140945981 gene encoding uncharacterized protein has translation MSNNELLSTKIFPGPISIFPTRDGVMLRKHDRVAELWSFDMSTCLRPLPKVTEYEKVYTISEVFIACCYSVPFYELSEDLENEGSDNSEDWPNDIDEWCADSQDHWVIDVLDVTSAGSRIVSSLKADLDADEMIISVLCSDPSQVLLCTLKEEDVGVLLLENVKLSLRKNSLIVWERTTCWIDCIIESHLLCSPRNEFVVTWNTLDQGHGLHILNADTGETLHVFLGEQNDIVDCKFLDDESVVCCSEDNFLRLYNIRTGDLLSILDIGEQPFCLGACLYQPLVAIGLSGTRIKFVHVQLPKETKKTESLSHQTPVN, from the exons ATGTCAAATAATGAGCTGTTGAGCACCAAAATATTCCCTGGCCCCATTTCCATCTTTCCAACGAGAGATGGCGTCATGCTTCGAAAACATGACAGAGTCGCAGAGTTATGGAGCTTTGACATGTCCACTTGTCTTAGACCTCTTCCCAAGGTTACCGAATACGAGAAAGTTTATACTATTTCAGAGGTATTTATAGCCTGTTGTTATTCGGTGCCATTTTACGAACTGTCGGAGGATTTAGAGAATGAGGGTTCAGATAATTCAGAAGACTGGCCTAATGATATAGACGAATGGTGTGCCGATTCTCAAGACCATTGGGTTATTGACGTCTTGGACGTGACCAGTGCTGGCAGCAGGATTGTTTCATCACTGAAGGCCGATTTGGATGCCGATGAAATGATAATTTCAGTTTTATGTAGTGATCCAAGTCAAGTGTTACTTTGTACTCTTAAAGAGGAAGATGTTGGAGTTCTCTTATTGGAGAACGTAAAACTCAGTTTAAGGAAAAACAGTTTGATTGTGTGGGAAAGAACAACGTGCTGGATTGATTGTATAATTGAGTCACACCTGCTCTGTTCGCCTAGAAATGAATTTGTTGTCACTTGGAACACTCTTGACCAAGGTCATGGCTTGCATATACTTAATGCAGATACGGGAGAAACATTACACGTCTTCCTTGGAGAACAAAATGACATTGTTGATTGTAAGTTTCTCGATGATGAATCTGTGGTTTGCTGCAGTGAGGACAACTTCCTTCGATTGTATAATATCAGAACAGGAGATCTACTAAGTATTCTAGACATTGGAGAGCAGCCGTTCTGTTTGGGAGCTTGTTTGTATCAGCCTCTTGTCGCCATTGGTTTGTCTGGTACAAGAATAAAATTCGTCCACGTACAGTTGccaaaagaaactaaaaagaCTGAAAG CCTCAGTCATCAAACGCCAGTGAATTAA